The DNA window atactcAATATTTACTTTGTTTGTAAACTGAATAACCTTTGGGTCTCAGAGTTTTGGTCTGAACAAATCAAGGCATTCGAAGGCCTCAGCTGATCCTGAGAAGTTGCCTTTCTGACATTGTGAAGAACACTGAACGTAACCATTAGTTTaagtaagaataaaaaaagcagCCCACtgttaaaaagtgaaagaaaacatgaaataacTGGATGGTACCCTCTTACATTGGTGACGTTATCAGGAACCACTGTCATCCCTTGAACTTCAGCCGCTACCGTCTGGGCCGTCTTGAACACTCACCTTCTAACTATCTAGAAACCTATAAGCTAACTTTCCCCAGAGATCGGTTGGTATTGAGGGTGAGGCACATCTTTCCCCCTCTGGGTCACTACTGTACACACCCACCacattttagtttcatttttggGGAGAGGGCATGCTGTCCACCTTAGCATAACTGTCTTCAGTTTCAACCCTACTAAGCTGCTCTGTTTGTTGGTGGTACTTCTTCTGGTGGATCAGGAGGTGTCTTCTCACACAGTGGCCCTGGCTGAAACCTTTCCCACAGTGTGTGCACTTGTAAGGCTTCTCTCCAGTATGGACTCTCATGTGAGTCACCACGTTTGACTTGTGAAAGAACTTCTTGTTGCATTTATCGCAAGCGAACAACCTCTCCCTGCTGTGGTTCTTTGTATGGATCCGTCTGTCTGTGGCTGCCGTGCTACCCGAGTGAAGTGCCACATGTTGAGACAAAGTATCCAGGtggcggaagcgcttcccacaCACATTGCAGCTGTGTGGCTTCCCCCCCGCATGATTGGTCGGCCGGTGAAGTTTGAGCTTCAACTTGGAAAAGTTTTTTCTGTGTGGCTTATCCACTGCATGGACCCGGGACTCATGGTTCTTCAGCACCCACTTCTCAGGGAACGCTTTGTGGCAGGTTCTACATTTGTACGGCGTGTTTCCCTTGTGTCGAGCGAGGTGACCCCTGTAGCCAACGACGGTGAGGAAGGACTTCCCGCAGATGTTGCAGGTGTGCGTTTTCTGGTGAGTCTGAAGATGACTCCTGAGCTGCTCTGCAGACACTGACTGCTCTCCACACACTCCACACAGCCTTTCTCGCTCGTCCACATGACTCCAGGCGTGTTTGATCAGCATGTTTGTCGACCCACGTAAAATCTGGCAGACTTTACAGGACAGCAGAGCCTCGCTGTTGTGAATCAACATTTTCTGCTTTGCCTTCTTTATTCGGATGACTGAATGTTTGACTCGTCGATTCCCTTTCGTCTTCTCGGGTTCACCGTTCACCAGATGATCATTGGTTATGTTTGGTTTCTCATTGGGAAGCCCATCACTCAACTCGTTGTGTTCATAAAGTATTAAAGATTGCAAGGTCGAGAGACCAGTGTACTCCAAACCACCCTCAGATTCCTTCAGCTCCACATCTTTGTGACGTGATGTTGAGCTGTTTGAGAAAATGTTCACTGGATTTTCTTCCGGTTGATGAGGGCTTCTGTGGGAACAGAAATTTTAAGTTTAGAgcttattgttgttattaatgACAAACAGTTTACTGGTGAGTTGAGATATTCAAAGTGGTGTCTGTGTAGCATCTTCTAACACCACAGAGCATGAATTGATTGGGAGTGAATGTTTCATAAAAAGCAATCTGTCCAGTTAGACTCTTTCAGCAAACCTCAGACTTTTTAACAATTGGATCTAACAGGTGGTGCTTACCCCATGTGCAGCCCAGTTTGCTCGGTAAAGGACGGAGACTCTTCAGTGCCGTCAACTTTTCTCTGTAGGTCAAGCTTTTTCGCGCTAGTCTGGACTCCCTCAGGTGCCTGCGTGAATATCCAAAACATAAAGTCGAATTAGAAATCATTAACCTCTGGTACGTGAGCATACATCAAAATAacttttaaccctctggggttgCCGGACGCGCCGGTGCgtcaaaatcacatgaccaatttaagacgACACAGCTACAAGATGCAGCACGTCGgagtctccatttcaacttggCTCAAAAGTGCGGACTTCaaactatataccagtttttgaattgtgtcgatgggccacgtaaaaccagagttatgataaaaaatacacgcgatgtttttttctgaacaaaatAGTGGCGTTTACAGCGGGAAGGAcggtaaaaactgcgttttCTACAGATATCGCTAGTATATCTCCCTTTgcgagtgaaaaaagaaaaagaaataacaccccttccctattggtgttagagtttaccatgtcagccaatcaaaaaaatGATAAGGCAACCTGTGACACTTGGTTGTTTAGGGAGAAGAGGAAGTTTTTAGGAGTGACACCCGCGACGGAAAGCGGGCGAGCGaaagacagagtgagagagTTTTCCTATGtgagacattagtgacgtttagcgtgtttggaggctgtagttagtgtgttgtgtagttattgtCTCGTATTGTGTGTCAGTTAGACTGCTGAATTTCATATTTGCTCTAAAAAAGCCGTCAAAGGCAGATTCCAGTGTAAATGCTGGTCCCACATGGAAAACTGGACGGATGcacctcctgctgtcagacctgtggtgttctcctctgtcttatactgaacacaaactattttttttggactggcacaaatcatttgtgtgccttcttatttggtgcagcacacctgattgttctgtaaatagatttaaatggttatataaaaaacccctgaggccttggctgcatttttagcaAATAGTACctgataactttgttgtttgcaaaacttgtgcataatttttagaaatgtacaatttctatttgcatttcaagttatgaaaatgattcgttaaacatgtttgtgggttttacagtaaaaaatataacttttttctactcagatttagaattttttgtctgaatttagatcaactgtgctaatatagtataccaaaatgaaagaataactcaaatttcagatatttgaggttgtgctgaaaataatgataccaaacaaggcaagaaaaacatattttaaaggtgaaatatagaggtaaaatcaaaagtagtcaaaaacggccaattataccctggatgCCAGAGGGTTAAGGCCCCGTGATTATTTCCATTTGAACCTAGAAGTAAGAATTTTAGAGCTCCCAGTCGGAATTTTCAACTGGAATGTACATCTCAAGTTGAACTAGCCCTGACTTCACAGTCCAAGACATCCGACTTCTGAGGCAAATATAAAACGCATCAGTCACAGAGGCGTAGAGACTAGTAATCactggttgctagggaaaagtGTACTTTACCTCAGTTGGTTGGTTAGTGGTTGCTAGAGGGTACTTGCTGTTGAGCGGGCGACATTTGCGAAATGAATACTGGAACAAAAATGTCCTACGATTGATTTGGTTGCCAGTAGACCTCACAGAAGGagccaacttgtctgcaaacacttgccaaaTATTTGCTAAGTGGTAGTAAAATTGTGAAAGATGTGATGCAAAGAACTGGAGAACATGTGCCTTCAAAGTTGCACCTTATGAAATTTTTTGCCGACTGCAGCATTAAGATGGAAACTTTCCTTTGGAGGTGAATGTTATTAATTTACAGTTTGCATCTTGATTTGCTCTACCTTTGTAGAATGAAGGACACACATTTAAAGCAGAGAGCAGTGTTACTTCAGTTTTTGTTGGACTTATTAGACTTTTGGTCAATTAATCTATCTAGATCTTTCACAGACATTCTGAAGGACAACACAAATATCTACCCAGTCAGATGCAGTACCTTGAGTCGAACGAAGAGGACAATGCTCCCACTCGCCTTGATGGCTCTGTACAGCTCCTCTGGAGTCAATAGCTCTACTTTTAGAGGCTGCAGTCTTCTGTTCCTGTCAGCTGTGAGGACGTCAAAAGGTTTATCAGCAGCCAGCTGAGGGAAAGTGGACTTCAGCAGTTCCACAAAGTCGGCCTCCTGCAGGCCTCGAGGATACTTCAGGTGATGAAGCGGGTACTTATTATACACTGAGAAAAAACAGAGAAGCTCCAATAGTCAGGCAGGTAGTTATCCATGagacaaacacaacaaacagtATGCTGACTGTACTAAcattaacaagaaaaaaagagacagctCACCTTACAAGCTACTGCTGCATTAGGcctacagattttttttaaaataaatttgataTAAAACCCTAGTGACAGCAATCCTAAAGGCAACTTTGTCCAACTTTGCCTAATTTTCCAAATCCTGACACTGAAAGTTGAAAACCTAAACAAACACATATCTAAATAATCTAATTTTTAGGTATGGCCCTAAAAATACATATCAGTGCACATTTGTTACCAATCTGAACACAGaatgagcagttttaaatttacCTTTAGGTGAAATCACATTGACATCCCAGTCCTGCACAAAGCGGATCCTGAGATCTACATGGGAGCTTGATTGGCTAATCCGAGGCCTACCAGGCTTCCTTCTGTCGGACTGATCCCTGGGAAACAATAACATTAGAGACAGACACCACAGCGTTACACTGGCCCCTTTACAGTTATTACCTTTATCTATTTTAATAAGTTGAACAAATGTGAGAAATATTTCCGGAAGCAGTAAAGATTAGCTTCAAATTTAAGTCCTGTCACTGCAGCAGAGTAAGACAATGTTCAGTACGTTTTtttaatctgcaaaaaaatactttttttcttagACCGGAAAAGTTGGAAAAGCGAGTGTctctgaaggttctcagtcatccaggtcatcgatCCCAAGACTTCAGCAGCAGGTCCTTGAGCTCCTGAACTGGGCCCATTGTTGAACCACCTTGGAACAGTCTTCGTATCTACCAAGCACTCCACACCAAGAACAACCCACAAAAAAGCTGGATAGAGCACGTTTTAATTTTCATCCACACATCTTCAGCAACTGACTGGCTCAATGAACCCCCCACATTATTTAGTCCATTTTGGCCGGTGTGGTGGAGGACACCAAGGAACAAGGTCGTGTTGACTGGAGCATTAAAGTATCCCAACAAAGTTGATGCACAGGAATACTGACAATATTTTTCCAACTCACTGTCAGTGATTGTACATCAGTGAACACCACAACTTTTCTAAACTTGACAGAACTGGAGACTATAAAGTGCACCCTTCCACAGGTATGTTTTCTATGGCCTACTGGGTAACACCAAGGTCCAGGGAACCTCCATGTGAAGATACCACCTCAACTTTGAAATCTAGGAGCCTTTTTATACCTGCTGTGTGGTAGACCGGAATCAGGATATGTTATTAATCCCCAAGGAATTTATGTAAAATTATGACAAAGCTGACATCAAATTGATATACCAGCTGCTGTCACTAGGTCTAGCTGTACTGCTGCCGCTCCAGGGTTGAAATGTtggtttttacttttgttttaatgATAAATCAATAGTGAAGCTCAAAGTCACAGATTATACAGAGCGAGATCCTGCAACACAGTGCTGACATTATCTGAGTGAGgacaccaaaacaaaacagccgcCTCCTGTGCCGTAACAGTGAGCATAAATGGATTGGGCTGGGTGACGACATCACTGGCGGCACTTGCAGCGACCAACCTGGCAGTATGCTGGTGCCGTGAAGTGCAGCAGCTTTCAGTGACAGTCTTGTTTCTTCAGTTACTACCTAACACTCACGACCACATGCGAGTTTGAAGGTTCAAGCATCATCACACGTATGTTCCTGTCTCTTTATAGATTTCTATTGAACGGCTAAGACTGATAGTTTGACCGACTCACCTCCCATGCATCACAGTTTGTTCGGGTAAAAATGACGACTCTGTAGCTGTGTCCACTTTTTTCTGCAGGTGTTCAAGCTTCCTCGCACCAACCTGGACTTTCTCTGGTGCCTGAAAGAGTTTcgtattaaaaaagaaaaagaaaagaaaagaaattttaaaaaaaaagagaaaaaaaaaatcacaaaatgtcTTTGCTTCAGCAGAAAACAGTCTTCGATGCATGATAAGGGCATCCACATTTAGTTTCACGTTTGTACCAGAGAGCAATGTTGTACTTGCTGTACAAGGTTTCCGGATAATGTCGAGTAggtgtattttaaaatgtagtgAGTCACAGTACCTTCAGTCGAATGAAGAGGGTATTGATCCTTGATGAATCAATGGCCTTGTAGACCTGCTCTGGAGTCAGTGACTCCACATTCAGAGGttgcagtttcctgtttttgtcaaCCGTGAGGATGTCAAAAGGTACGTTAGCAGCCAGCTGAGGGAAGGTGGACCTCAGCAGTTCCAGAAAGTCGTCCTCCTGCAGGCTGCGGTGACACCGCAGTTTGTGAAGTGGGTAGTTCTGAAATACTAAGAGGAAAGAGAACAATGAATCCACTCAGTCACAGCTTGTTCAGTTATCCATGACGTGTACAACACATAACTAAAAACAGTAAAGATGCTGGGAAGCTTTTTGGCTGATTTATTGTTATTGAACTGAAGCAAACAACCACAGTCAGGGCTcttatgaaaatgtaaaatcagacttttttatttctcattCATGTTTTACAGCTTCAACCCACTCTGCTGGTCTCTAAAGACTGTTTCATTTCCAAAGACTAGACAAGTCAAGACCACGGTAATTCTTGCCCCGCAGGGAAGGAGTATGTAATCGGCTCAGTTCGTCCGCCTGTCTGTTAGCAGTCTAGCATCCACAGTAGACCCATGAGTACCTAGGGTGGCTAACCATTAGACCTTCATGGTTACTGCCCAAAGTCAGAGTTGACATTGAAAGAAAATTTCACAAAACCATTTCGAATAATATACAATATGCAGTACTTGTCATAGACCACACCATGCCGTGTCACCACAGCACAAGGAATAAAGTtaattatttacatttacatttttaaggacGGGCAGAGGACAATAGCTCTGCTGTCTGCTAGCATCCACAAGCTTGCTGTGTATGGATGGCAGCTGAAGCCGTTTCTGGACACACAAGTAGCAGCTGTGCATTTACCTTGGGGTGCGACCACCTCCATCTGAGAGTCCTCCAGGATGCGGACCTTCAGATCTACGTGGGAGTCTGATCGACTGAGCTGAGGCTTGCCCAGGCTCTTCTTGTCAGACTGAACTCTGGGACACAATAACGTTAGTGATGGAGATCAGGCGATAAAACGAGAGATTAAATTGATTAATGAGCAGCTGAGGCTTGTTAACATTAACTCACCTGGTGTCCAGTCTGGTTGGATTTGGGGTGGACGGACCGGCTCCCTGTTCCCCCAgaaggtaaaaacaaaaaaggtttgTATCTTAAGTGTTTCCAccaaaaacagcaacactgtCCTTATTTTTATGAGCGACAGATCAGATACTTGGTCTCAAGTTTACACGGTACCTTCAGTCGGACGAAGAGAGTAGTGTTTCTCCTTAAGGTGATGGCTCTGTGGATCTCCGCCGGTGTCAGCGTGTCCACACTCAGCGGCTGCAGTACCCGGCTTTTGTCAGCAGTGAGGATGTCAAAAGGTTTACCTGCAGCCAGCTGAGGGATGGCAGACCTCAGCTGGTCCAGGAAATCAGCCTCCTGTAGATCATAAGGACACCGCAGCTCCTGAATGCGGCTTTTCAGAAACACTGGGAACACAAAAGCCAAGTAGGTAAGAGTCTGAACTAATAACACGAGTTACAGAGGATATACTGCTGCTGTAGCTTGTGCTGGTCACAGTCACAGCCGGCGTTTACCGAGAACAATCGAAAAGGTTCACAGTTATATATCAGTTACAGTCATTTGGTTTAAAACGACCCAATGTTATTTGAGGCGAAATTTCTTTAAATATGATTAATACGTTAACATGACTCAGACCCGTGTGTTGATTTTGTACAAGCCTGCAGGCACTCACAGAGCCTCTTTATAGACAGACTGTTAACATTTCAGAGTCTCAGCAGAAAAGCTTCCAGAGAGACACAAGCTGTCGTTGGGGCGAccatggctcagggggttgggaagcacatctgtaaccggaaggccgccggttcgatccctgggctctctgtcctggtcgttgtgtccttgggcaagacactttaccctaccgcctactggtgttggccagaggggccaatggcgcgatatggcagcctcgcttctgtcagtctgccccagggcagctgtggctacaaccgtagctgcctccaccagtgtgtgaatgtgagagtgaatgaatagtggtattgtaaatcGCTTTgaaaaaaagcgctatataaatccattattattattattattattattatcacctCATACAGGAACTGGAGATGTGACCTCAGAGCTAAAAGCTTTCAATTTACCTTGGGGTGTGAGCACCTCCATCAGAGGGTCCTCCAGGATCCGGACCCTGAAATCCACATGTGTGAATGGGTCACTGAGCTCAGATTTGGTAGGTTTCCTCCTAGCAGACTGTACTCTGAGACACAACACACAAAGATGAAAAAGGAGAAGGAAAGGAGATGaatcacaataaagctcaagatcctgttgagacttttcaaaataaactgaatcacgtgaaagatgcagagtattgacggatgagaagcaaaaaagagccgccaggtgctaaaaaataaaccttagactcaaacgtcagaacaggcttttccctgcagcacgccgtgtaataaaaaCGGCGCCCGTTACAACTTAtgactaaaaatgtatcgtttcatgcatcagttaaaacactcgactccagctacacgacgcccagctggaaacacttcgcgcaagtcgagctgcccgagattcacagaatttacagaaaatgtaaaatttttgtgatttatatcgttatcaggatgatagatgtcttatatgagattttggtcatatcgcacagccctactgtCTCATTATGCATTTAACTTAAAGGaaagcagaggttttggcagtttgaTGGTTCgcagcattcaggtgtgtgttaacagaaTGCTGAGGAGGAAAAACATCAGCAA is part of the Maylandia zebra isolate NMK-2024a linkage group LG3, Mzebra_GT3a, whole genome shotgun sequence genome and encodes:
- the LOC101473520 gene encoding uncharacterized protein LOC101473520 isoform X1: MEPDSSDPNTSKTDMLRGVIAEKLTLAAREILAVMEKTVADYEEEAVGFRQEIDRQRRLLELLQPEVKLEALDDQQQFSLCEAGGGRLPEDQEQHKYEQRVEDSQSLGFSGYSEEQIEEDEHEDEDEEEEEMAQQCYEAAPRLQDTDTLLVPSTVQTDRRRADRPWISETQSFVDLRIRILDSMIDVLSKRVFQKYPLHELQCRRGLQEADFLHLLRSTFPQLAADEPFDVFITDNTRKLQPLKIDLWTPEAIERTIRANGNSALYIRLKNQQSLEAEEELQPLHGNKAAAEHMRKRVGRPGFRKTQTHVMIRIRILGKMKSDVLSARVYQMCPLHELMCPRGLQEDDFVDLLRSTFPQLTADEPFDLFVSDKSRKLKPLKVRSLTTEEVERATRTSTLYIRLKPSEELQASAKQFLSVGDVLAETLPLTLKPTRKKPGQDEKQTQSGCGLHLTLVTAKWPNHHPTVPTLGMRVQSARRKPTKSELSDPFTHVDFRVRILEDPLMEVLTPQVFLKSRIQELRCPYDLQEADFLDQLRSAIPQLAAGKPFDILTADKSRVLQPLSVDTLTPAEIHRAITLRRNTTLFVRLKGAGPSTPNPTRLDTRVQSDKKSLGKPQLSRSDSHVDLKVRILEDSQMEVVAPQVFQNYPLHKLRCHRSLQEDDFLELLRSTFPQLAANVPFDILTVDKNRKLQPLNVESLTPEQVYKAIDSSRINTLFIRLKAPEKVQVGARKLEHLQKKVDTATESSFLPEQTVMHGRDQSDRRKPGRPRISQSSSHVDLRIRFVQDWDVNVISPKVYNKYPLHHLKYPRGLQEADFVELLKSTFPQLAADKPFDVLTADRNRRLQPLKVELLTPEELYRAIKASGSIVLFVRLKAPEGVQTSAKKLDLQRKVDGTEESPSFTEQTGLHMGSPHQPEENPVNIFSNSSTSRHKDVELKESEGGLEYTGLSTLQSLILYEHNELSDGLPNEKPNITNDHLVNGEPEKTKGNRRVKHSVIRIKKAKQKMLIHNSEALLSCKVCQILRGSTNMLIKHAWSHVDERERLCGVCGEQSVSAEQLRSHLQTHQKTHTCNICGKSFLTVVGYRGHLARHKGNTPYKCRTCHKAFPEKWVLKNHESRVHAVDKPHRKNFSKLKLKLHRPTNHAGGKPHSCNVCGKRFRHLDTLSQHVALHSGSTAATDRRIHTKNHSRERLFACDKCNKKFFHKSNVVTHMRVHTGEKPYKCTHCGKGFSQGHCVRRHLLIHQKKYHQQTEQLSRVETEDSYAKVDSMPSPQK
- the LOC101473520 gene encoding uncharacterized protein LOC101473520 isoform X2, whose protein sequence is MEPDSSDPNTSKTDMLRGVIAEKLTLAAREILAVMEKTVADYEEEAVGFRQEIDRQRRLLELLQPEVKLEALDDQQQFSLCEAGGGRLPEDQEQHKYEQRVEDSQSLGFSGYSEEQIEEDEHEDEDEEEEEMAQQCYEAAPRLQDTDTLLVPSTVQTDRRRADRPWISETQSFVDLRIRILDSMIDVLSKRVFQKYPLHELQCRRGLQEADFLHLLRSTFPQLAADEPFDVFITDNTRKLQPLKIDLWTPEAIERTIRANGNSALYIRLKNQQSLEAEEELQPLHGNKAAAEHMRKRVGRPGFRKTQTHVMIRIRILGKMKSDVLSARVYQMCPLHELMCPRGLQEDDFVDLLRSTFPQLTADEPFDLFVSDKSRKLKPLKVRSLTTEEVERATRTSTLYIRLKPSEELQASAKQFLSVGDVLAETLPLTLKPTRKKPGVQSARRKPTKSELSDPFTHVDFRVRILEDPLMEVLTPQVFLKSRIQELRCPYDLQEADFLDQLRSAIPQLAAGKPFDILTADKSRVLQPLSVDTLTPAEIHRAITLRRNTTLFVRLKGAGPSTPNPTRLDTRVQSDKKSLGKPQLSRSDSHVDLKVRILEDSQMEVVAPQVFQNYPLHKLRCHRSLQEDDFLELLRSTFPQLAANVPFDILTVDKNRKLQPLNVESLTPEQVYKAIDSSRINTLFIRLKAPEKVQVGARKLEHLQKKVDTATESSFLPEQTVMHGRDQSDRRKPGRPRISQSSSHVDLRIRFVQDWDVNVISPKVYNKYPLHHLKYPRGLQEADFVELLKSTFPQLAADKPFDVLTADRNRRLQPLKVELLTPEELYRAIKASGSIVLFVRLKAPEGVQTSAKKLDLQRKVDGTEESPSFTEQTGLHMGSPHQPEENPVNIFSNSSTSRHKDVELKESEGGLEYTGLSTLQSLILYEHNELSDGLPNEKPNITNDHLVNGEPEKTKGNRRVKHSVIRIKKAKQKMLIHNSEALLSCKVCQILRGSTNMLIKHAWSHVDERERLCGVCGEQSVSAEQLRSHLQTHQKTHTCNICGKSFLTVVGYRGHLARHKGNTPYKCRTCHKAFPEKWVLKNHESRVHAVDKPHRKNFSKLKLKLHRPTNHAGGKPHSCNVCGKRFRHLDTLSQHVALHSGSTAATDRRIHTKNHSRERLFACDKCNKKFFHKSNVVTHMRVHTGEKPYKCTHCGKGFSQGHCVRRHLLIHQKKYHQQTEQLSRVETEDSYAKVDSMPSPQK